The genome window ctGTGGATAGGATGCAGTGTCGGGCCGCATCGCTATCTGCGGTAACTGCGGTCGTTTCCACATCCCCTGCTTTGATGAAGATGTGTACGGGATGCGGTGCAAGGCCGCATCGCCGTATGCGGTAACCGTTGTTGTTACCtagatcccttgtcgtgacgaaaatgtttaTAGGATGCGGTGTTGGACCGCATCGCTATGTGTGACAtccattttcatacacaaggtaagtcaTCTCATTACTTGACCGATTGGACTCGGTATctgtgttcgcgcgtgcccgcactTACGCAGATAAGTCCTTGCTGTTGGGAGTATTTGATAAAGGTGATGGTCACTCGCGACTGCTTTGGTGCGAAATTTAGGACCATACCCTTCAACCGCCTCAAAAAACTGTTGGCTTAATCCTACTCGTCTTAGTAGACAGAGCTGATGATTAGTGGAAATGCGGTTAACTACTTTGATGAAGGTTGAGAGATATCTATattgaaaagtttttttttttataaacaatgTCTAATTTTGTAATTTTCctcttttataaatataaataataaatatataatatattatttagagttttaaaaataataatctaAGCTTATATGAATATACGTGGCAAATGTTaatgaataaaaaaataaatgccTACCCTTGGATgcatttacatttacattttaATAACATAACATATACCAAGATTATAATTGTAACTACCAATAATTTATAAAACTATAAACAAATAATATAGTGACAAAACATGACCATAACCGAAAGgcaaaagaaaacaataaaacacTCATATGACATACCTTCATCTATCTTCATCGTCTCCATCTCCATCCTGCCGTCTTCTCTCTCTCAAATCTTCCTTAATTCCCTCACATTCTCTGTCCTGCCACCATCATCACCGCCACCAGCCGCCGCCTTCCCGCCGCCACAAACAAGATCAAAAAAGAATCAcgggtttggtttcttttggtcTTATGGTTCACGAGAAGTTGACTAAATAACATCAAATCATTAATAACTTTGCTAAAATTTGGCTGGCTTCTTGTTTGGTCAAAACTAATGGCTAATATTTTCTTGTTATAATCTCTTTACAGATTAAACAAAGTTGTGAAGTTTGACTTTGATGGAGCAAACGGATTGTGGGTATTTATGTTCTTATGAAATGGTTAACCATGATATTTCAGTTTGTAGTGAAATATTGAAGATGAAATCTGAAAGTATTCAAGTGGATATGGAACCTTTCTTGCATCTCACCAACAAAGATCACAAATATAATTCAAGATCTAATGTAAGTTTCAACTAACTCGTGTTTATTTTCTTTGAATGTTTATATAGTTTGTACGTTGATGGGTTTGGGTTATAGATGAACCCGAGCGGCCCATGTATTTATTCGTGTAAAAAAATATACTCTATCCAGACACTTAAACATGTAATCTAAACATATGCCGCTTAACCTGTTCTGAAACAATGAAAAGGGTTAGTCGGTTGTAATAATAAAGTTATGGATGTGTTAAAAGAGTTATAGAGAACAAACGGATTGTAAATAAACACGATAAATTTTATTCTTAATTTTACAATTCTATTTTTAAACGGGTTAGCTATTGTCTTAATACGGCTCGTTTATTAAAACACAAAAACAGATCGATGTAAAACGTAgctatttttatataatatttgTGTCGTGCAAGAAACTACATGAAAACAAGTTTACCAGAACATGCTTTGGTTTTCCCTCCTTTTTTAATCCTATATTTCAAAAGGATGCTTAAATAAAAGCagataaaatatttatttttatttatttatttgaatgAAAACACAATAATGTTGTTTGCCTTTAAATTTAAAATTCGTAATTCGTGTACGAGTAATCGATCACTATAAAAGGTTTAAAAGGTtagatttgtttttttttctaatttatttTAGCATTGTTACATATAATGTATGTATTATCTTTAAAATAATTTCACTAaagtattttttatattttatttgtgttttttattatattttattagttGCCAAGGAGTTTATCCAAAAAACGggaagaaaagaagaaaatgatGAGTGATCCAAGCATTGACAATGAAAGAGATACTATCATTTCGCTTAAAGGTGACACCTCTCTTTTTCTTAAATAATTTTCTGTTAAACTTATGAAATCGAAAAACGAATAAAATCAAATAGTTAAACTTAATGACTTAAAGAAATAAAAtatcaaaatgttttttttaacaacaaaattCTTTTAGTTCTGTCCTTTATGGGACTTGAACTTAGGACCTCTCTCCTAAGATTGCACGGTGTGGGCTTCGGCCTTAGGGCGTCGAGGACCGGCGTCGCAGCTTCCCCCTTCCACACCCCCCCCCTCCGGCGTCCTGTTCGGCTACCTGCGGACGTTGAAGACGTCCCACTGAGGACAAAACCccctcacacacacatataaataTATTTTAGGCTCATCCCCATTTTCTTACCTTCATCCTCTTTGCCTCATACTCACACCCGatctacgtggcggatcatcctccaagggaggaccatcaccataccgcatagcctaagGTGTTTAAAGGTTTTACTTTTGTCAAtagaccaccaccccattggtaaaTATCGAAATGTTTTCTTATATATTTAATGTTTACTGATGACATCCACGAGGCAAAGAGGGAAACATAGGTGTAGTTCGATACAAACAAGAGTTTGACTCGtcttatttatatttatataagttcAAGTTTGTAGAAATCATGCTTTTAATAAACAAACTAGGATATAGTTAGATCAATTTGGATCAGCCTATAAGAGATGCTAGAGGTTACGTAACCTTTCTTAGATCTAAAGTTAGATCAAATTCAGTTTgtggttttattttttatttttgtgacATTAGAATGAcagaaataaaaataacaaaaaataagaATTTAGGATGCAAAAAATATTTGATTTGAGGACTTTAAATTTGTGGCCCAAGTCCTAGCTTAATTTTTATTTTGTAAAGCTAGAGTTGCTCATGTTATGAATTAAAAGTTAAAACTGACTGGTTCGGTTTTAGTCGGTTTACTCTGTTACTGGGACGCAAAACATGTGTTAGGCGAAATTCCAATCATGGTTGTACTCGGTTTACTCTTGGTAACGTTAACAAGATTTGTTACTTTTAATAAGTTAAGCAAACAGGAAATAATAATGATAACACATTAATATTGAAGGTGTTAGGTCTTTCTAGTTAGTTTatctactaataataataattgtattCTATCATCAAATAGAAAACCACTTTTAATAATTTTGAAGAAGACGTTGATTTGGATATGGTTTTCAATCTATTAATTGATTTATACTCGACGTGTCGTATAAATATCATACATTGACAAAAGGAACAACTCATTGTTAACCATGTCAATACATTGACAAAAGGAACAACTCATTGTTAACCATGTCAATAAATTGTTTAGCATTTAAAGAAttctaaatgattgaaacaaacaaaagaaaatctGTAATCTGTTTAAAAAATTATGACATAATTTGCATATTATTAAAATATGTTTTTTATGTCATCACTAATTTATGTGTTACACATAACATGCACAATactattatataaatataaatatagataACGAAGCATGATAAAtagaaattttatttttaaagtaaTATAtagtgttttattattttttatttaatttaatatattataatagtttattattatatttacttttaataacatatttttatttttttcttttttttaaatcatatatttcctttactatttttaataattctttttcttttttagaacatttattaatttaatttgatagttctttaataatttacgtgtATAACTTTTTTTagaaaacttaagtacgtagctGTGTTTGATTTTTTCCcttgacattccgttataagttttattaaaaacgaagttgtactcaaaataaaatatttatttggtatcataaaacggtacaATAATAATctaaaccgttctaatggtttggcttttctaaacaacatgctttattttcaaatcacgtttgtgttacattatcatttgtttggtttcgccgcaacgcgtgACGTAAAGAAAAGTAGTAAAacattatttggttaattttgaTGATGCATAAATCATATCTCATTagttattaaaaaatataattaaaaagcATCACCTATCCTCTATTTTTTGTAGGATACTTTTATAATTGTGAACGTTTGAACCCAAATGGTTGATGACATTTCTTTGAGCGGTAAATATCTTTCATAATGAATGAAATGTCAAAGTATGTCCGCGTATTATTTTAACTTAAAATTATTCTTTTTCCTTAAGCTCTTTTAATAAATATTAGAACATGCCTCTACATTTACATGACATAATTTTTAATGGTTTAATGAAATTCTAATGACGTatttatattaaacatatatatactattattaatttaattacataaagtagaataatattATTCCTTTTGTTCCTATCCAGTTTGCACATGCAACTTAGAATTATTTGATGCGTTTGCTTTAGgacatgtgtagtcataaagcctccaaaggggcgttatgcgccatgtggcatgccacgtcaccccgaggctttatggggcttgaggccgtagtcataaagccctacctcatcataaccaaagtgtaaaatgcagggaccaaagtgtaaaatgcagggaccaaagtgttttaatgcagggaccaaattgtaaaatgcagggaccaaagtggaaaATGGAGAACAAATCCCCTTCTTCCTCGCGCCGCGAATTTTTTCAcgccggttttttttttttatcatggcgctgggggggcggtgtggggggcTCCATACCGGCGCTATGGCCTTCACCGCGCCCCATTACATACGACCTTAGCTGGAAAGTTTGGTTTGTTTTTGTATtcccttttgtttaaaaaataataattaatatatataatattaaaataataaaagtattaaaaaaactatatattattattataatataaaaatcgCTATTCATTTCAATTCGTTTAGTAATGTATAGTAATTTGAACTTGTCGCTACAGGCAACATGTCGGAAACATCGGCACCAGTATCCACAGGGACCAACGAGCCACATACCCACCACCAAATTAGCATCAttaccaccaccgccaccggaaCACCAACGAAAAGCAAACTCATTGGCAAAAGATCAACCAGTTTTAAACAAACATCCATCATCAACCCGACAAGAATCGTCTTCTTTTTTGCCACATTGTAAGaacaacatgaacaaccgtctctTGTATTTAAAGCGTCCGTTACCTGTTTTCTGACACGTTACTCGTCCAAATTTGTACAGGTCAAGCATGGGAACCATCCTACTCATATACTTCACCCTCTCCATGGCAAAGTACAACGGGGACAGAAAGTTGCTCGCTTGACGGCAAATAAACACACGCAGGGATGGATCTACCCAGAAGCCACTGGTGTTGCCACTGGTGTCAAGCGACACCAGTGACCTTTTTTTGGCGTGATActtgtttttttatgttttatatacATATCCAACACGAGTGACACCAATTTACTGATTATTTTCAGAGGGTGGCACTAGTAAAAAAAAGAGAAATTATGCTTTACTTTTTCTTGATGTTTTGTATATAAAGGAAATATTATTTCATCATGTTATTATGTCAATAGTTTTAGTTTTTTGAAATACAAGACTTTATTACAATGTAGTTGTGACATTTTTAGTAGAGCTTTGAGATTATTGGGACGGGCGACCCGTGTTTCCGATCCTGGTAGACTCTCAATATGATTGCAGCAATTTCTTCAATTGCTTTTCCAGTTACTTCTGTGATGATCAAAAAACACTACATCAATAATCACTTCAAGAT of Helianthus annuus cultivar XRQ/B chromosome 1, HanXRQr2.0-SUNRISE, whole genome shotgun sequence contains these proteins:
- the LOC110943414 gene encoding uncharacterized protein LOC110943414 isoform X1, which codes for MTYLHLSSSSPSPSCRLLSLKSSLIPSHSLSCHHHHRHQPPPSRRHKQDQKRITVCSEILKMKSESIQVDMEPFLHLTNKDHKYNSRSNLPRSLSKKREEKKKMMSDPSIDNERDTIISLKGNMSETSAPVSTGTNEPHTHHQISIITTTATGTPTKSKLIGKRSTSFKQTSIINPTRIVFFFATLSSMGTILLIYFTLSMAKYNGDRKLLA
- the LOC110943414 gene encoding uncharacterized protein LOC110943414 isoform X2, whose protein sequence is MEQTDCGYLCSYEMVNHDISVCSEILKMKSESIQVDMEPFLHLTNKDHKYNSRSNLPRSLSKKREEKKKMMSDPSIDNERDTIISLKGNMSETSAPVSTGTNEPHTHHQISIITTTATGTPTKSKLIGKRSTSFKQTSIINPTRIVFFFATLSSMGTILLIYFTLSMAKYNGDRKLLA